The sequence below is a genomic window from Coffea arabica cultivar ET-39 chromosome 8e, Coffea Arabica ET-39 HiFi, whole genome shotgun sequence.
ttaattgtgGGGATattctagaaaatgaaaaatatatgTGTTAATAGTGAAACATGTGAAAGTGTTTGAATGAATTGTTAGCCTGTTGATccatgaattttaatgttgagattttgcttaatagttgAACCATTTGCTTATGAATgctggttgaatattttatgtTCTTAGCTTAGTTAGTCATAAATTGGAGGAGTCCTTAATGTTGAAAACTAATTGGAGAGATATTTTTTGGAACTTAATCACTAATGCTTGACATgtgttttacttgtattttggCAATAGAATATTtgagcaatagccattgtttgATTGTCTGATTTATTATTCTTATGCTTGAGAACAAGTattgtctaggtgtgggggAGGTTGATAGGGTGCATTTTAGTGAGATATTTTACTAATAGTGCATAATTATTTTGACTAAATATTGCACTATTTGGTAGATTTTATTTAGGTTTGTATTTAGGATTAATTGCAGGAAGTGGTGAAGCAAAAGTGCTGAAAATTGTCATTCCAGCAGACTTCCTGATATTTAGGAGTGCTCACGCCTAACTCCAACCTTCAAAGACGGATTCTCGGGATGATTTGCTCACGTGGAAGCTTCCAAAAACTGAGTGAAGTGGCTGGCTACAAATTTGGAGATCAGTGGGGCCACTCCAAAGCTGAAAAAAGTAATTAGTAATAGGATCTCTTTTATTTAGAAAGTTTGGTATTCGGATACTAATTTTTGAGGAGAAAAACTAGGACTAGAATGCGTTTCTTTCTCTGGTGGGCCTAgccgaaaaagaaaaaggatttcCTTCACTCTTTTTGGTGGCTACCAACGTAGAGGGGATTGTACTTCTTTTtagttttgacttttcttacttTTTGGGAAGAACTTGAAGAGAGTCACAATTGTTGACTGGTTGAATTTGCTTTTTTCCTTTGGTTTTGACAGAATTTAAGAAAAGCATCAGACTCTCTCGTATGCTTTTGTGGGAAACAATAGAAAACAacaatttttcttgttcttctttcTCTGATTGGCCAAATTTGGGGAGACAAGAGTTGACGATTTTTTCTCAATTGCTTTACATGGcgtgttctccattaatggagaactaacttcttaattctagtcaaggggacaactgaagatttggttcagcAATTACTGtaagatctaaattattttaactatttcctccatttattgatatttatatgttttttacttttaattgttatagttttggtgtatgattgaatagtgcgtaatatttaattattcatgtAGGTTATTTTGCTAATTGGGGGTAGtcgaatccgtaattgttcgattaCCTCCGTCCCGGTAGCAACTGACGTAATTGAATTTATGTCAGGAAAACAtacaatctaatttaaacaaaccctcatagtgtgtttgttagttaggattgagCTTTTCTAAATCTTAATGTAATCTAGAAATTatatcctacggtcgtacctaaaGTTATTTCCgtgttagagaaatagttaacgatcgtaccttaactatcgagaaattaaagataggttggttgtttatcgtatgataactataaccaatctattaataaatgtttgaattatatttgaatcgatgatcagttgcatgaaccatCTCTGAaatgtacccttggctagagtttttccaattatttttgtcaattaattattttttgcatttgatttatttagttagcaatttattagcatttaatcctaaaACTCCCCATTTGTCTTGACTCGAAAGGAAACAAACTTctccccagtccctgaggagacaaCCCTGTTTGTCACTATCTACTAGTTAGTAAATTTTGTCAGTTAATTAATTCTGATATATTGGATTAAGCAAACTTTTCGGGAAATGGTGAATCaaataacccattgcacacctagaactcctgctccagtacttagaattgattattgactgcttttggTGGTAGCaaggtttttattattattgcacaggctcggcACCTATTAATTTTTGCAGATTATGATTAGTTAAGTCCAGAACCCCAAGATTTATAGTCAATTGAGTGATAAAAGAGCCTAGAATTAACGGcttatttttctagtttaagaCAGTTTGATGGTGAGAAGCAAAGCAAACTAACAACCCAAGTTGACCTTAACCTCAGCAACCATAcaccaaataaaaaagaactcgAATTTGATCAAAATACCCGAACTGTCTTTCCTACCGGAGAAACTGTAAACCATAAAATGGTGTAAATAGCGGAAAACGGGGCTCTTAAGAAAAGAGACTTTAGAGCCCCGTTAGCCAGTCTAAAGTCTTTATGGCTTACTCGAGCATAAATAAATCAACGGAGAAATCTGaagcaaaaaataaatcaaatgcaaaaaataattaattgacaGAAATAACAagggaaactctagccaagagtACACTTCAGAGATtgttcatgcaactgatcatcgattcaaatataattccaacatttattaatagattggttatagttgttatgcacgcgataaacaaccagcatttccttaatttcttgatagttaaggtacgaccgttaattATTTCTCAAACCCGGAAACAACCCTAGATACGACTGTATGAtgtaatttctagattgcattaagatTTAGAAAAGTCTAATCCAAACTAACAAACATGCtgcgagggtttgtttaagttagatcatatgttttcctgacataaatccaattatgccagttgctacCGGGACGGAGGtaatcgaacaattacggattcgaCTATCCCcaattagcaaaatagcctacgtgaataattaaatattgtgcACTATTCAATTATACACAAAagttataacaattaaaaacagaaacatataaataccaataaacgGAGGAAAcagttaaaataatttagatcttaCAGTAATTGCcaaaccaaatcttcagttatCCTCTTGATTAGAATTAAGAagttagttctccattaatggagaacacgTCATGTAAAGCAATTGAGGAAAAATCGTCAACTCTTGTCTCCCCAAATTCGGCCAATCAGAgaaagaagaacaagaaaaattattactttCTATTGTTTCCCACAAAAGCATACGAGAGAGTCTGATGCTTTTCTTCAATTCGGTCAAAACCAAAGGAAAAAGCAAATTTTATAACAAATTACTTTCTTCAGCTTTGGAGTGACCCCACCGATCTCCAAATTTGTAGCCAGCCACTTCACTCAATTTTTGGAAGCTTCCACGTGTGCAAATCATCCCGAGAATCCGTCCTTGAAGGCTGGAGTTAGGCGTGGGCATGCCTAACTATCAGGAAGTCCGCTGGAATGACGATTTTCAGCACTTTTTTTTCACCACTTCCTGTAATTAATCCCAAACACAAACCTGAGTAAAATCTACCAAATAGTGCGATATTTAGTCAAAATAATTATGCAATATTAACAAAATATCTCACTAAAATGCATCCTATCAATGATCAATTATGTTTATATTTAAACAAACATAGATATGATTCTTATGGTCATTGTTTCTTGATTGACTCTGTTTGATTTGTGTTGTGTAATGATTTGATTGGATGCCGActtcgtaaaaaaaaaaatttaaactactAGTGCGGTGGTATACTTGAATTGTAGTTGAGTGGAATTTTTGCCACTTACGTGGACTATTGCGGattgcttttttcttttggtcaGAACTAGAAGTGATCTTAATTTATCGTGTAATACATAATGACTTGAGcggttttaaaatttttttgcttcttttagCCGATCTTGTAGTCTGGTGTTGCTTCTTTTATGAAGACTTATGTTTCTGGGTTTTGATAAATAATGCTAGCCAGTATACATGATTAAAACTGTTGACCATTGTGTTTGTCTAGTTTATTTGCTTCAAATCCCGATTTGCTATTTGACATCCTGGAactattttttttatgattttgagGTTGGAAAGATTGTGATTCTAACTTACAAACATGGAAAATTTGTGAGAGAAGGATTTGGTTCCAGCTTCTCGATAAAGTATTCTTCATTTCCATTATGATATtctttgtatatgcttaatatTGTACAGTTCTTTAGCTTCCTTGGTTTTTTGGTTCCTGGTTCGGCGCTATTTGATGATTGTAGTAGAATCTAATGCACCTTATTGTGATCAATTTGGCTATGTTTAAGTTGACATAGAAATTGCTGCTTATGGCCATAGTTTTTTAAGTGACTTTTTATTTGAAGTTGTGTTGTTTCGTGATTGGACTGGATTTTGACTTTGTGAATTATTTCTGTTACCACTTTGTGTGGTGGTACTCCTGAATTGTACTTAATTCAGATTTTAAACAATTATGTGGACTATTTAAGGTTGCTTGCTTCTTTGTCAGAGTTTGGAAGTGTTTTTTGTTCATTGCCAAACTAATAATTCGCCTCATCTTCTCCATGCCTAATAGACTATGGTCATCTGATGGTTGCAATAAATTCTATGGTACTTTTATGATTGTGATGGATATGGTTAATTTTGAGTAGATAGTCAAATTGCTTCTTGTGGTCATAATTTTTTGAGTGACTTGTTTGAAGTAGTGCTGGTTAATGCCCTGATGGAATTCTGAACTTGTCAATTGTTTTGATAACTAAAGGTGCAGTGGTGCCCCTTAATTGTAATATGTGAATTATGCCATATTGCTTGTTTCTTTGATGAAAGTTTGGATGGATTTTTGTTCACAATGGAGTAGTGACCACACTTTTGTCATTGTGATCAATTTGGTCATGTTTAATTATACAAACAAATTGCTTCATATGGTTATAGTTTCTTCAATGTCTCTGGTGTGCTGTTTAATGATTTGACTAAATTCTGAAGTTTCTGATTGTTTTTCGTAACCACTGATGCTGTGGTGCACCTTAATTATGTTTCTTTTATGATTGAAAATTCAGTTATGCCTGCTTTGTGCTCTAAAGTGATGCTTGTTTTACAAGTGTGACCAAAGTACCTTTTGTGGCTGTAGTTTCTGATTGGCTTTTTTCTCTGTTGTATAAAATCTGAATTTCCAATGTAGCATTGGTAAATCAGTTGTACTTTAATGGCAATTTACCAATTATGTGGATACTTTCATATTTCTTGCTACCAATTATGTGGATACTTTCAGATTTCTTGCTACCAATTGTGTGGATACTTTCAGATTTCTTGCTTCTTTTTGGTAAATGTGAGATTGTCTCTCTTGTATATTGCTGGTTTTATCACATTGACTGTTGTTCATGGGGATATTTGTATCTTCTTTATTGGAAAAGTTTCAATTTGATCCTTCGAAATACTCTAAAAGTATCAATGTGGTCTCTATCACTATAACACAAACCTTAATTTGAGTTAAAGACTTCAGTTTAATCACATTGAGAAGATTTTTTAATATGGTCTTTCAAATGTAGGAAAATGTTTTTTGGATTCCATATTTTGTTATTTGCACTCCCATCATTTGTTATATCATATagtctaataaataaaaactatataataaaaatgatagtgggagtgcaaataataaaaagggagtgtaaataacattttccaaaaaaatatgGGTAAATATTTTGTATGTGACTATATAGGGAAAACGACgagtttcatccctcacattttacaaaaatattcttttcgttcttcatttttaaaacaaaacgaATTTGTTCTTGATATTTAAAAATAGAACCTATTACATCCCTCAAGTCAACTTTCAATCTGAATTCAGCCACCCAGCAACCCGGTTGTAAATTTTGGGGGTATAATTGGTAGATCATTTGGTTAATTCAACTTGATGTTCACGTGAAATTTAATGAAtcaaaaaaaggggaaaataaaaaattatagcaTACAAAAGAAGGATTTATCCAATGTTTTTCAGtttaaatttaaacaaaaatCACGCAAGCCAAATATCCAATGTTCTGCATATCCGCCAATAAATAGAGAGTAACACCAAAAAAATTTACTAAGGTAAACTGGTAAATTCCATAATTTCCgccaaattgataaaattacaTCAAAGTTTCACTTTGTTGGCCTCGTGTATTTACATATAGATGGAGCCCAGGTGATGAGGTGCCATTGTACACGATGCTAGGCAATTTGGTCAATAAAAATTCTTAAAACCAAAACCCCCCctccaaaaaattaaaaaaaaaaaaaacctcataaATTTGCATGGGAGCGCCTCTAAACCCCAATTTACTAgtgtttggattgcagtttTCTATCTAAAAAGTTCTATATTTTCAGTGAACACATTTTTctattacttttttatctcacatacatcaaatcattacaatatatttttctttaaaaattctaaAATATATCAATCCAAACGCTAACCAATTCCTACACTAGTTCAAAGGGAATTTATCTTACTGGGTAGTAGCCAGTTTTATCTTACAGGCCACTACCCGTTAGATTTCACCAAGTCAAGAAATCTTTGAGGCATGTTAAGTACTGCATGGTAGCCAACTGAACTAGACAGAGTTGGTTCCTCTAACCCTCTTCAAcatttaattgaaatttatgACCCCTGAAATCCAACTCCTGTGCTGTACTGAACCATACTCATTAAAGCAACTAAATGCGCTTGCTACAGAAACTATTGAACAATTGATTCTTTCAACATCCTTTCTCTTACACTCAACTATCTTTCTTGAACCATATCTTTGATCTCATGGGTTATTCTAGTGGGCAAATCGTTGCTTGCCTAATTCATTCCCAGGACAGATTTGTAAGGTGGCTCTTGCTAGATGATATGTTGCAGAAAGTTGGTTGGTCCGTACAACATTGCTAAAAGATACATGCTAAGAACACACCTGATTATTGAATCCAAGGACTAAAATACAGTCTCAGAAAGAAATCTTCAGCCACCTGATATTAGTTTTACAGTCTACAATCAGGTGTAACTGTGTGCAATCAGAAAAATATGAAGTCGGCAACAAGATATTAGTTATACATGCGTAATATTAGGTGTGCTATCAGTATTTGTCCAAATGCATGACAAACAAGTAATCAATATCGATACTTGGTAGAGTAATCTTTGGGTGCAATGACTAGACCACGACCTTTTCTTGCACCACGATACACAGTTTCGACAATGTCAATAAATTCCTGTTTGTCCTTCATTGCCCAGTTGATCTTGTTGTTGTTTCCAGTACCAAGATCAATCATGATGTGCTTGTTCCTAAAGAAGAACATAATTGTGGATGGATCATACAACTCATACATTGTATTAAAATCAGGCACCTCAGTTATATCAACCAAGTATAACACAGCAAAGTTCTTTATTGTCTCAGCAACTGATGCTAACACTTCATCCATCTGCAAACATGTAGGCAAATGGATAATCAGAAGAATAAAGGACTAAAAAAGGAGCCAACTCTAATAAGATCTCACATCATTGCAGAAAACCCAAAGCAACAAACAAGATAATGAATAGAGCAACTGAAAAGTCCACAAACCACAAAAATGGACTACCCAAAGCATTTCCTAAGACTGAATAAATGCAGGAAGCCTAAGCAGCTAAGACACATCTTACACCATTAGGACACAACCTCCACCTgtgatttcaaaaaaaaaaaaaactagattatttgaatgtttttgcTGTAAGTCTTGGAGATCCCATCAATGACAGAAGGTCTGGGACAGGGGAACATAGTGAGGCACACAAAAGTCAGCTGAATTGCTTGCCCTGTACTTAAAGTTAAATTTGCCTTCCTACTgttttagacaatttgaaagcagttccagaaaaaaaaaaggaaaaaggataaTTGAAAAGATAGAGAAAGCAGCTCCAAATTCCTGATTGCCCACCAGCTGATTGTAAGCGCCGCTCAAAAACCAAGCAAGCAAGTCAGACTGATCTCTGACTTTTGCAAACTGCCAGGGACAGAGATCTTTAAAGAGGACAGGGGGCAAGGAGTAGAGACTGTAGATATGAATGACCCAAAGGAGAAgagtattaaaataaatacaagaagaaactaGTAATgattacattaaaaaaattaagcaTAATATACCATACTACTGTTGAGTCTGTTGACTGATTTGTTAGGAAGAAGATACTACATGCTACGAGTCAAATAGACTAGAGCTCATAAGTTATCTTAAATATACTAAAAAAGGAATAATTAAAAAACTGTATTTAGCACCATAATAATGACACAGCAAGAATTTGATTTAAATAAGAAACTCGAAGAACAATGAAAATCACGACTCAATTATTTATCAATTGAGAATAACATTTTAAAAGCATATTTAATAGTTTAATCAATGCTCACTTATAATTGGTGTAATAGTTTTTCTGCATCTGAATCAACTTATGATGGGTATATTTGACATCATCATTCTATTAATTTTCCTGTGACAATAGTGATTATTATACTATTTTCTGTTAGACAAAAAGCAAATAGTTTTGAAACACTTCATAATCTTTAAAACTTGTGCATAATCCTATACACAATTGATATCAGAGATGGGAAGTGACATCCTCAACCACGACTTTGAACCACAGCATGTATTATTGCACTAACCAGGCGGTGCAGTGTCAGCAAATCTCACTCTAAGCATCAAGTACTAGCAAACTAGATTAGGACTCTTCAGAAATAATCTAACCTGAACTACTCATCAATGGGCAACTAAAATTTGATGGGATTCAACACGAAATATGTATGCACTGCTGTGGCATCATATATATGAAAACTCAAAATATGTATGCACTGCTATGACATCATATATATGAAaactaaccaaaacatgaaaaaacCAGGggcaggaaaaaaaaacagagttGACACCATAGCACTGCTATAGTCTACCACCGCAGTCAACTCATCATGACTCTCAACATGACACGTAAAATACAGCATACCACACATACAAAGACCAAAGACCATCCTCCCTGCTGCCATGATCAATAGCTCATAACTCTGTTAGCCCGAAAAAGAAAACATCTAAAGTGACTGTTCATTTAAGCTAACTAGTAGTAAACTAAGACTAATAATTTGAGGGAACCAGTGCAACTTCTATTGAGACTAACATAGCCAGTTTCAGCCAACCTCAGCTTTGACTTCTAATGACATTTGGAAAATACCATAAGAGGGCATTAGTCTAATTGGCCTCATTTTTCACCAGAATCCTTTTTGGCAACCATTTACAACTATTATGTTCCTTCTCTTTGAACTATTTAAAACTTTTAATCAACCAACAATTGCAGTGCAAAagaaaacattaaaattcaAAGCAGAACGGTAAAAGAAATGGAAACAATTCCCTCATCCCAAAGTTTAATCAACTAGAACTAGGACTTTTCACAAGTTAGTAATTCTTTTTCTGCTTAAAGACAAGTCATAGGCCCCTTAATATTCAAAAAACTTTCAGATAAACCACTGTAAACTGGAAAATGCACAGAAAGACAGAATTAATTGAAGGAAATTCAGGAGGATGCCTTACCTGCATACAGGTCTCATCCCAATCATGTCCGAACCTGATGAGAACAAGTCGTTCCTCTTCAGCAAGGATAGCCTGGTCAACAGCCCAGCCGGAATGAAGGTGAGGCAGAAGGTATGACATCTCTTTTCTTCTCTGTGACAAGAAAGGGAATGTAGGAAAAAATGCTTAAACCGCAAACAATCCTCTGTGAAGCTACCATATTCTTAACAAAACATCCAAACACTATTGAGGTACGGAGGACAAGAAATCATTGGAATTCATGTAAGAAGAAACAACACAAGATGATAATCTCCTCAATGAAACAGCAATCTGCATAAATCAAATCTCTATAACAGGTATAATCAATCCTGTAATCtagaccaaaaaaaataaaacatttttaaagATTTCCAGCAACATTAATAGACTGTCTATACATATCTTAGTCGTGAAAAGGTAGAAAAGACTTCCgaaattaaaatacaacaaaTTTGAGGGAATCTTTAAGTTTTGGTCTCTACTTTATTTCCGAAATCAAGACCCAATTGTTAGTTCGATTGTTACATTGCACCAACAAATTCGAAGCCCTGATTATAGATAAACCCTAAAAGTAGCATCAATCTTAAACTTTTACAAGAGAAGTTACAGACTCAAAACCATGAAACACAAACCTGCTGCGGCGGCGGCGGCTGCGGCCTTAAACCTGGACGGCGGCGGCCTTAAACCTGGAGCTTTAGCTGGCGGGGCGTTGGAAATGGATGACGGCCAGCTGCCGGAATTGGGATATGGTGGCTGTCACGCGTGGAGAGTAAGCGAGTGATGTATTATTTTGGTATTTGTAGATTTCCAACAATGCCCAATTGACACTTCGcggtttttctttcttgctttaacttttattttaatagcCCGTGTAAATTGAAGTTTAGGAAATTCTATCGTTCCTTTTAGGTGCGCTATTGATAAGATTAAATTTACCATTAGATATAGAATAAAAGTTATTAAGTTTCAAATTATTTCAAGAATTTAAATTACTAAATGATATGATAAGATATAAGTGAGTTAGAATCGTGGGTATCATATTCAAAAGGGACGGTAGCATTTTCCTAAAGTTTATAGGggtttttatattaaaaaaaatacaccaTAGCTATTAATACTAGTGTTTAAGGCATACTCTAATGTGTGTACaattaacaaaaaatatatttatcacAATTATCTCTTTAAAAAGTTTTATTTATGGATTTTATGGGTCATATTCTATTATAGTGTAGATAATCGTACACGAAACAAAAATGATCGGAGTAGAGAAGAATATGTGGAAGTTGGAAGTTAGCCCGAGGAAGCTGTAGTTAGTTGATTATTGAATAGATAATTGTCTTCTGATTCAAATATTTATTTGCAATTGAGATAAATTTGCCCTTATAATTAAGGGTATATTATGAATTTTAATGAATGACACCATATGTTTAAATGTTCTCTAATGACTTTCATCATTTTTATGATTCTGAGCATTTTGCACGAAATTTGTTTTGCAGTTGAAACTTCAAATAACTGCCTCCAGATGCATtaagaaaatgggaaaagtaaTCTTGAGAAAAGTATTAGTTAATCAAGCTGGTACTCAACCATTCGTAACCAGAAGCTTCAAAAATCTGTGAGTCAtaactcttttcttttattttgtcaagatttcaagaagaaaagagaaccttcAATGTGTAATCAGCTGGAGGTGTCTTTTTGACCGCTGCTTGCACATCTGAAAGATTGAATAACTCAGCCTTATTAATTTTTCTGGGATAAAATATTactcaaaaaaattgaaaaaggatTCATTAGAATTACTTCTAACTTCACTattatttctttcttcatattcATGCAATTTCTTCTAATACGGtgacacaaacacacacacacacacacaaagttTATTCCAAGTCGAAATGTATCTGCACCTACCAATTGAATGGGACGGATCCTTTCATTGGTTGGatatattattaatatataAAATGCGGTCCACGGTCTTAATTAAATGGTAAGAACAAAGCGGGGAATAAGAAATATcaatttggcaaaaaaaatgCTTTTTATGCATGAAATGCTTTGCATTTAATAGAAGGAGTTGCCTCTTTTAAAAGTGACTTATTGGATTTATGGGTATTTTCAcatggttgatttttttttttttttttttttgatatttgataTCTTTAGTGAATAGAGGTAGTATGAGGCTTTGAGCTGGATTGTAGATATTTCTGCAGAAAAATGACTAATCTATGTTTTCAAACTTGGATTCTATAGATTTGGTGGCCATAATGGCATTAACGATGCAATTAGTCTAATACTGATTAAAAGGATTTCAAGTATTAATCTCTACAAAAAGTGAAATATTCCCTTCGCCCACATTAATagttttgttttactttttcaTCCGTCCCAAATTATAATTCACTTGCTAATAATTTCTTTAAAATGCCCTTATTTAATCCTTTATGACTACAAAGTAT
It includes:
- the LOC113705081 gene encoding thioredoxin-like protein YLS8; the encoded protein is MSYLLPHLHSGWAVDQAILAEEERLVLIRFGHDWDETCMQMDEVLASVAETIKNFAVLYLVDITEVPDFNTMYELYDPSTIMFFFRNKHIMIDLGTGNNNKINWAMKDKQEFIDIVETVYRGARKGRGLVIAPKDYSTKYRY